The Bacteroidia bacterium genome includes a window with the following:
- a CDS encoding SRPBCC domain-containing protein: MKTYKHYYIVKATPEELFKALTLPYTIQLWSGASAIMSTDINSEFSLWDGAICGRNLEFDEGRKIVQEWYFGEDSDQSIVTIKLHAHPKGTSVELVHTNIPDEAFDDISQGWDEMYFGALIDFYEDE; this comes from the coding sequence ATGAAAACGTATAAGCACTACTACATTGTTAAGGCAACACCTGAGGAATTATTCAAAGCACTCACATTGCCTTATACAATTCAATTGTGGTCAGGTGCTTCGGCAATAATGAGCACAGATATCAATTCCGAATTTTCATTATGGGACGGTGCAATTTGTGGTAGGAACCTTGAATTTGATGAAGGGAGAAAGATTGTGCAAGAATGGTATTTTGGAGAAGACTCTGACCAATCTATTGTTACAATTAAATTACATGCACACCCAAAAGGAACCTCTGTTGAGTTAGTCCATACAAACATTCCGGATGAAGCGTTTGATGACATCTCACAAGGTTGGGATGAAATGTATTTTGGTGCTCTTATAGATTTTTATGAAGATGAATAA
- a CDS encoding arginine decarboxylase, giving the protein MKNKYIDLIEQTFDWPQEEFEVENGELLFHDINLMEVVEQYGTPLKFTYLPKISENIKKAKMWFNVAMAKADYQGEYNYCYCTKSSHFIHVIEEALKNDIHLETSSAFDINLIQSLYEKGLIKKDKFIICNGFKLTQYIENIAELIESGYTNVIPVIDNFKEADAILERLQGPLNVGIRIAAEEEPKFPFYTSRLGIGYKDIVPFFKQKIRPRKNVKLKMLHFFINTGIEDDAYYWNELHKCIKVYCELKRFEPELTYLNIGGGFPIKNSLKFDFDYEYMATEIIAQIKTVCESQGIPEPDIFTEFGSFTVGESGGIIYKIEEQKIQNDREKWNMIDSSFMTTLPDSWAINKKFIMLPLNHWEETYERVLLGGITCDSDDYYNSDQHSNAIYLPSYNQEDPLYIGFFHTGAYQDSIGGYGGIQHCLTPGPKQILITRNEDGNWITKLFSKEQSYKSMLKILGY; this is encoded by the coding sequence ATGAAAAATAAGTACATTGACTTAATTGAACAGACTTTTGACTGGCCTCAAGAAGAATTTGAAGTAGAAAATGGCGAACTGCTTTTTCATGACATAAACCTCATGGAAGTAGTAGAACAGTATGGCACACCGCTCAAATTCACTTACCTCCCAAAAATTTCCGAAAACATCAAAAAGGCAAAAATGTGGTTTAATGTGGCAATGGCAAAAGCTGACTATCAAGGTGAATACAACTATTGTTATTGTACCAAAAGCTCTCACTTTATACATGTAATTGAAGAAGCGCTGAAGAATGACATTCACCTTGAGACATCTTCTGCTTTCGATATCAACTTAATCCAATCTCTTTATGAAAAAGGATTAATCAAAAAAGACAAATTCATTATATGCAACGGCTTTAAACTTACACAATACATTGAAAACATTGCAGAGCTAATCGAAAGTGGATATACAAATGTAATTCCTGTTATAGACAACTTCAAAGAAGCCGATGCCATATTAGAGAGGTTGCAAGGACCACTCAATGTTGGAATACGCATTGCAGCAGAAGAAGAACCTAAGTTCCCATTTTACACTTCAAGATTAGGTATAGGATACAAGGACATAGTACCATTTTTCAAACAAAAGATTCGCCCGCGCAAGAATGTCAAATTAAAAATGTTACACTTCTTCATTAATACCGGAATTGAAGATGATGCATACTATTGGAATGAATTACATAAATGTATAAAAGTATATTGTGAATTGAAAAGATTCGAACCTGAATTAACCTATCTTAATATAGGAGGAGGTTTTCCAATTAAGAATTCACTTAAATTCGACTTTGACTACGAGTACATGGCAACAGAGATTATCGCTCAGATTAAGACGGTTTGCGAATCTCAAGGAATTCCGGAACCTGATATTTTTACAGAATTTGGATCATTTACTGTAGGTGAAAGCGGTGGAATTATTTATAAGATTGAAGAACAAAAAATCCAAAACGACAGAGAAAAATGGAACATGATTGACAGCTCATTTATGACCACCCTACCCGACTCTTGGGCTATCAATAAGAAATTCATTATGCTTCCACTGAATCATTGGGAAGAAACATACGAGCGTGTATTGTTAGGTGGCATTACATGTGACTCTGATGATTATTACAACTCTGACCAACATTCTAATGCAATATACTTACCATCATACAATCAAGAAGACCCACTATATATTGGATTCTTTCACACTGGAGCTTATCAAGACAGCATAGGCGGATATGGCGGAATTCAACATTGTCTTACTCCAGGACCAAAACAAATTTTAATTACTCGAAATGAAGATGGCAATTGGATAACAAAACTTTTCAGTAAAGAACAAAGTTATAAGAGTATGTTAAAAATATTGGGGTATTAA
- a CDS encoding peptide MFS transporter: MSLAWGAVAIWVLFVILLNRKIHPRALFALFMVELWERFSYYGMRAILILYMTSELVKGGFAFDDTKAYGIYAAYGALVYLTPLIGGVLADKVMGFRKAIIWGALIMALGQFTLFLDNQTTFYFGLALLVIGNGFFKPNISSLIGRFYKEGDPKRDGAFTIFYMGINIGAFLTPLTCGAIGEIEGWKYGFLTAGLGMLVGYLIFIFAQKKGWLEEHGYEPEDASTPLIKNVSNKILPLITVIILIPIAWILILHNSVVDIGLAVLAVTVIGYLLLQANKYEKAQKQRIWVIVILLLFTTVFWTFFELAGSALNLFTERNVNKHIGGFNAPTTFFQSINPLFIIIFAPIFSWIWIKLGNAGKEPAAPYKFATGLTLLGLGFVVLTMGNNYAVEGLVPAFFLIILYLLHTLGELTLSPVGLSLVTKLSPAKIVGLMMGIWFLSSSIAHQGGKHIAAFTTVNEATVIKEESFKNRIEDKNVVSVLESETFIHSLGEYSVEKALIDNQTLSALNGTDETPKYAVATLQIKELYDKATDAQDDAEKNKIIENSTRHFLVNASDKLNHGIVTEAEAEQIINTSISGKVIASLRTDALALGMGVFKYLGYFAIGCALLLFALGPIITRWMHGIK, from the coding sequence ATGTCATTAGCCTGGGGAGCCGTTGCTATCTGGGTATTATTCGTAATTTTATTAAATCGTAAAATTCATCCGAGAGCCTTGTTCGCATTGTTCATGGTAGAATTATGGGAACGTTTCAGCTATTATGGCATGCGGGCAATCTTGATTCTCTACATGACTTCGGAACTAGTAAAAGGAGGATTTGCGTTTGATGACACTAAAGCATACGGAATCTATGCTGCTTATGGAGCCTTAGTCTATCTGACACCTCTGATTGGAGGAGTGTTGGCAGACAAAGTCATGGGGTTCAGAAAAGCAATTATCTGGGGAGCGCTCATTATGGCTTTAGGACAATTTACATTATTCTTAGACAACCAAACAACCTTCTATTTTGGTCTGGCTTTATTGGTCATAGGAAATGGTTTTTTCAAACCCAATATTTCCAGTTTAATTGGCAGATTCTACAAAGAAGGAGACCCCAAAAGAGATGGAGCATTCACCATTTTTTACATGGGTATTAACATTGGAGCATTTCTAACTCCATTAACCTGCGGAGCAATTGGAGAAATAGAAGGTTGGAAATACGGGTTCCTAACTGCCGGTCTTGGGATGTTAGTAGGATACCTAATCTTTATCTTTGCGCAAAAGAAAGGTTGGTTGGAAGAACACGGATATGAACCTGAAGACGCAAGCACTCCTCTTATTAAAAATGTTAGTAACAAAATACTACCTTTAATTACTGTCATTATTTTAATTCCTATTGCTTGGATCTTAATTCTTCACAATAGCGTAGTAGATATAGGCTTAGCTGTACTTGCAGTAACAGTTATTGGCTACTTGCTACTTCAGGCAAATAAATATGAAAAGGCGCAAAAACAAAGAATTTGGGTTATTGTGATATTATTACTTTTTACAACAGTATTCTGGACATTCTTTGAATTAGCAGGTTCTGCATTAAACTTATTTACAGAAAGAAATGTTAATAAACACATCGGTGGATTTAATGCCCCTACTACATTCTTTCAATCTATCAACCCCTTATTTATTATCATTTTTGCTCCAATTTTTTCTTGGATTTGGATTAAACTTGGAAATGCCGGAAAAGAACCCGCTGCTCCTTACAAGTTTGCTACAGGATTAACCTTACTCGGATTAGGTTTTGTAGTTTTAACGATGGGAAATAATTATGCAGTTGAAGGTTTGGTTCCCGCTTTCTTCCTTATTATACTGTACTTATTACATACATTAGGTGAATTAACTCTTTCACCTGTGGGATTATCATTGGTTACTAAACTATCTCCTGCCAAAATTGTAGGACTTATGATGGGAATTTGGTTTCTCTCTTCATCCATTGCGCATCAAGGAGGCAAACATATAGCCGCCTTTACTACAGTAAATGAAGCTACAGTCATAAAAGAGGAATCCTTTAAAAACAGGATTGAAGATAAAAATGTTGTTTCCGTTTTAGAAAGCGAAACGTTTATTCATTCATTGGGTGAATATTCTGTCGAAAAAGCTTTGATAGACAATCAAACTCTGTCTGCTCTCAACGGGACTGACGAGACACCTAAGTACGCAGTTGCAACACTCCAAATAAAAGAATTGTATGACAAAGCTACAGATGCACAAGACGATGCAGAGAAAAATAAAATCATTGAGAACAGCACCAGACATTTCTTAGTGAATGCCAGTGACAAACTTAATCATGGTATAGTAACTGAAGCCGAAGCCGAGCAGATTATCAACACCAGCATTAGTGGTAAAGTAATCGCGTCTTTAAGAACAGATGCACTTGCGTTAGGCATGGGAGTATTCAAATACCTTGGATATTTTGCTATCGGTTGCGCATTGTTATTATTTGCTTTAGGTCCAATCATTACTCGTTGGATGCACGGAATAAAATAA
- a CDS encoding S9 family peptidase — MRKTFSNFILLSGITLLTFPQTLLAQQLNLKDIWASAKYSPNGIQNFIALNDGKSFVKLENNEISVFDFKTGNKLSTLVKKTDLKYEGKEIRMHSFTFSSDESKVLIESDIQPIYRHSYETKVFVLDLKTKTITNIFGGYCRYATFSPDGNKVAGVVNNNIIVQNIKDSSVVIIGGDGKANEIIYGAVDWVYEEEFTMSRGYEWSPDGKNIAYFRFDERKVPEFTIELYQGKSYPTLEKYKYPKAGEPNSLVSVNVFELASLKNTQIASTESDNSYLPRIQWATANLLYYQHLNRHQNNLKVHQFNIQTGANTTIYEETNKYYIDINNQYYFDKTGMSFLFLSERNGFNQIYQLNTQTKNLKAITPASYDVDAIKYYDTDKGIIYFTSAEETPTERQLYKITISNNKKTKITTKSGWHNVTFTKGGHYFLESYSTFATPPVYTLKDNNGKVIRELENNENLVKLLEKENLGKFKFGKLTTAQGTSLNYWQILPPNFDESMKYPVLFYVYGGPGSQTVKNQWGGANFMWFQFLAQQGYIIMSVDNRGTGFRGEEFKKCTYLNLGKLEIEDQIASAQWMATKSYVDSSRIGIWGWSYGGFMSSLGITLGCDIFKAAIAVAPVTNWKFYDNIYTERYMRTPQENQGGYEFNAPLSHVDKIKGKFLLIHGTADDNVHVQQTMEMVRIMVEKNIAFESEFYPNKNHGIYGGMTRMHLFNRITHFINENL; from the coding sequence ATGAGAAAAACATTCAGTAATTTCATCCTGCTTTCTGGAATAACACTCCTGACTTTCCCACAGACTCTTCTTGCACAACAACTTAACCTAAAGGATATTTGGGCTTCTGCTAAATATAGTCCTAATGGAATTCAAAACTTTATAGCCCTAAATGACGGAAAGAGTTTTGTAAAATTAGAGAACAATGAAATCAGCGTATTTGATTTCAAAACAGGTAATAAACTTTCAACTTTAGTCAAAAAAACAGATTTAAAGTATGAAGGAAAGGAAATTCGTATGCACTCATTCACCTTTAGCTCTGATGAAAGCAAGGTATTAATTGAGAGTGATATTCAACCCATTTATAGACATTCTTACGAAACCAAAGTTTTTGTTTTAGATCTCAAAACCAAAACTATCACAAATATTTTTGGTGGATATTGCAGATATGCAACTTTTTCTCCTGATGGGAATAAAGTTGCTGGTGTGGTGAACAACAACATCATAGTCCAAAACATTAAGGATTCCAGCGTTGTGATTATTGGGGGTGACGGTAAAGCAAATGAAATTATATATGGAGCAGTGGATTGGGTTTATGAAGAAGAATTCACAATGAGTCGCGGTTATGAATGGAGTCCTGATGGAAAAAATATCGCGTATTTCAGATTTGATGAAAGAAAAGTGCCCGAGTTCACAATTGAGCTATATCAAGGTAAGAGTTACCCTACTCTCGAAAAATACAAATATCCTAAAGCAGGCGAACCAAATTCTTTAGTCAGTGTCAATGTATTTGAATTAGCATCGCTTAAGAACACACAGATAGCAAGCACAGAATCGGACAACTCATATCTACCCAGAATACAATGGGCAACTGCCAATCTCTTGTATTATCAACATTTGAACAGACATCAAAACAACCTTAAGGTTCATCAGTTTAATATTCAAACCGGAGCAAACACAACCATTTACGAAGAAACAAACAAATATTATATTGATATCAATAATCAATATTATTTTGACAAAACAGGAATGTCTTTCTTGTTTTTGAGTGAACGAAATGGTTTTAATCAAATATATCAACTCAACACACAAACAAAAAATTTAAAAGCAATTACACCTGCATCTTATGATGTAGATGCCATTAAATATTATGATACAGATAAAGGAATTATTTATTTCACATCTGCTGAAGAAACACCAACAGAAAGACAATTGTACAAAATAACTATATCAAACAACAAGAAGACTAAAATTACAACAAAATCAGGTTGGCATAATGTTACCTTTACCAAGGGTGGTCATTATTTTTTGGAAAGCTACTCTACGTTTGCTACCCCACCCGTTTACACTTTAAAAGATAATAATGGCAAAGTAATTCGTGAATTAGAAAATAACGAAAATCTCGTCAAATTGCTGGAAAAAGAAAACCTTGGCAAATTCAAATTTGGAAAGTTAACAACTGCACAAGGAACATCGCTCAATTACTGGCAAATATTACCCCCTAACTTTGATGAAAGCATGAAATATCCTGTGTTGTTTTACGTATATGGAGGGCCCGGTTCTCAAACCGTTAAAAATCAATGGGGTGGAGCAAATTTCATGTGGTTTCAATTTCTTGCACAACAAGGTTACATCATTATGAGCGTTGACAACAGAGGCACCGGATTTAGAGGAGAAGAATTCAAAAAATGTACCTACCTAAATTTAGGCAAACTAGAAATTGAAGACCAAATTGCCTCCGCACAATGGATGGCAACTAAATCTTATGTTGATTCTTCACGTATTGGTATTTGGGGTTGGAGTTACGGTGGATTTATGAGTTCTCTGGGCATTACATTAGGCTGTGATATTTTCAAGGCTGCAATCGCTGTTGCACCGGTAACAAACTGGAAATTCTATGATAATATTTACACTGAACGATATATGCGTACACCACAGGAAAATCAGGGAGGTTACGAATTCAATGCTCCACTCTCACATGTTGATAAAATAAAGGGCAAGTTTTTGCTCATCCATGGAACGGCTGATGACAACGTGCACGTACAACAAACTATGGAAATGGTACGTATAATGGTAGAAAAAAATATTGCTTTTGAATCAGAATTTTATCCAAATAAAAACCATGGAATTTATGGCGGAATGACAAGAATGCATTTATTCAATCGCATCACTCATTTTATTAACGAAAACTTATAA
- a CDS encoding FAD-binding protein, whose amino-acid sequence MQYHKVTEQHISELKAFINTEQIIVEENKVKPYGSDYTEDFYFPPELVVLPTKAEEVAQILAYCNKNLLPVTPRGAGTGLSGGSLPIFGGISLSLEKMNRIVEIDLHNLQARVQPGVINQTLREEVEKLGLFYPPDPASKGSCFLGGNVAHASGGPRAVKYGTTKDYVLNLQIALPSGELIWTGADTLKFSTGYNLTQLMVGSEGTLGIVTEIVFKLIPLPSHRMLMLTRFAKAANACTFIPEMMRQGITPSAMEFMESKAMQIASKATGIAVATEGIEAFVLIELDGDNPDVLMSQCEQVYSVLEQFGAGETELADTAEQQDKFWKLRRIMGEAVKQSSVYKEEDTVVPRYALPTLFARVKELELKYGFESVCYGHAGDGNLHVNILKNSLSDTLWQEMIPKAITELFLTCKELGGTISGEHGIGLVQKEYMPIVYSPVHIALMKGIKKAFDPNGILNPGKIFPSES is encoded by the coding sequence ATGCAATACCACAAAGTAACAGAACAACATATCAGTGAACTCAAGGCTTTTATTAATACTGAACAAATAATTGTTGAAGAAAACAAAGTCAAACCATACGGAAGCGACTATACAGAGGATTTTTATTTTCCACCGGAACTTGTAGTGTTGCCGACAAAAGCTGAAGAGGTTGCACAAATTTTGGCATATTGTAACAAGAATTTATTACCGGTTACACCACGAGGAGCCGGTACCGGTTTAAGTGGAGGAAGTTTGCCGATTTTTGGCGGTATTTCACTTTCCTTAGAAAAAATGAATAGGATTGTGGAGATTGATTTACATAATCTTCAAGCACGAGTGCAACCCGGTGTTATCAATCAAACATTGAGAGAAGAGGTCGAAAAACTGGGTTTGTTTTATCCACCCGATCCCGCCAGTAAAGGTTCCTGTTTTTTGGGTGGCAATGTTGCCCATGCGTCAGGAGGTCCAAGAGCGGTTAAGTATGGCACAACAAAAGATTATGTTTTGAACCTGCAAATTGCATTACCCTCCGGTGAGTTGATTTGGACAGGAGCTGATACTTTAAAATTCAGTACGGGTTATAATTTGACTCAATTGATGGTAGGAAGCGAAGGCACATTGGGGATTGTTACTGAAATAGTATTTAAACTGATACCGTTGCCTTCGCATCGAATGTTGATGTTAACTCGATTTGCAAAGGCTGCCAACGCTTGTACCTTTATACCGGAAATGATGCGTCAAGGCATAACGCCTTCTGCAATGGAATTTATGGAAAGCAAAGCAATGCAAATTGCATCAAAAGCTACAGGTATTGCTGTTGCTACGGAAGGGATTGAAGCATTTGTTCTTATTGAACTTGATGGCGATAATCCCGATGTGTTGATGAGCCAATGTGAACAGGTATATTCAGTGTTGGAACAATTTGGAGCAGGTGAAACAGAATTGGCAGATACCGCAGAACAACAAGACAAGTTTTGGAAATTAAGACGTATTATGGGCGAAGCTGTCAAACAAAGTTCTGTTTACAAAGAAGAAGATACTGTTGTGCCCCGATATGCGTTGCCAACTCTCTTTGCTCGAGTAAAGGAATTAGAACTAAAATATGGTTTTGAAAGTGTCTGCTATGGTCATGCCGGTGATGGGAATTTACATGTAAATATTTTGAAAAATAGTCTCAGTGATACACTGTGGCAAGAAATGATTCCAAAAGCAATTACGGAATTGTTCCTTACCTGTAAAGAATTAGGTGGAACAATTTCAGGTGAACACGGAATTGGTTTGGTACAAAAAGAATATATGCCCATAGTGTATAGCCCGGTTCATATAGCTTTGATGAAAGGAATAAAAAAAGCATTTGACCCCAATGGAATCCTCAATCCCGGAAAGATTTTCCCGAGTGAGAGTTGA
- a CDS encoding glycosyltransferase: MNNLKVSIITVVYNGSQTIAQCIDSVINQTYSNIEYIVIDGNSSDGTQSIVSSYANKITTFISEPDKGLYDAMNKGIQRASGDIIGIVNADDFLADNQVISKIVAIFNSRQTDAVSSSIAIYKNDNFKKIWRFYNAKRFRLWQFRIGIQPPHPGFYVKKECYENFGIYDPQFRISGDFDLLLRMLYIHKIKCIYSDLISVKMRDGGISSKDFKSKIKMNREDLVSLRKNGIKSNILLIWLKYFIKFFQLI; the protein is encoded by the coding sequence TTGAATAATTTGAAAGTTTCAATCATAACAGTAGTATATAACGGGAGTCAAACTATTGCCCAATGTATTGATTCCGTTATTAATCAAACATATTCCAATATTGAATATATAGTAATAGATGGCAACTCCTCAGACGGCACTCAATCAATAGTATCTTCATACGCAAATAAAATTACAACCTTTATCAGCGAACCTGACAAAGGCTTGTATGATGCTATGAACAAGGGGATACAACGTGCCAGCGGAGACATTATTGGGATTGTCAATGCAGATGATTTTTTAGCAGACAACCAAGTTATCAGCAAAATAGTCGCCATCTTCAATTCAAGGCAAACAGATGCAGTGAGTAGCAGTATTGCCATTTACAAGAATGATAATTTTAAAAAAATTTGGCGGTTCTATAATGCCAAACGATTTAGACTATGGCAATTCCGCATAGGGATTCAACCTCCCCACCCCGGATTTTATGTAAAGAAAGAATGTTATGAAAATTTTGGGATATACGATCCTCAGTTTAGAATTTCAGGAGACTTTGATTTATTGCTTCGCATGCTTTACATACATAAGATTAAGTGTATTTATTCTGATCTTATCAGTGTAAAAATGAGAGATGGTGGTATCAGTAGTAAAGATTTCAAAAGTAAAATCAAGATGAACCGCGAAGACCTTGTTTCTTTGAGAAAAAACGGTATTAAGAGCAATATTTTGCTCATTTGGCTCAAGTACTTCATTAAATTTTTTCAATTAATCTAA
- a CDS encoding WcaF family extracellular polysaccharide biosynthesis acetyltransferase, which yields MSIGNTNLAVYNTGGFDRGRSALIVAMWYCINAIIFNSYLFPFYACKRFLLRLFGAKVGCGVLIKPKVNIKYPWKLSIGDHVWIGENVWIDNLEKVSIGNNSCISQGALLICGNHNYKKSTFDLITSPIIIEDGVWIGAKSIVTGGTICKSHSVLAIHSVASSDLESFSIYRGNPAIKIKERIIE from the coding sequence ATGAGCATCGGCAATACTAACTTAGCAGTTTACAATACAGGTGGATTCGATCGAGGTCGTTCTGCTCTTATCGTTGCAATGTGGTACTGTATCAATGCCATCATTTTCAACTCTTATCTATTTCCTTTCTATGCTTGCAAACGATTTTTACTTAGGTTATTTGGTGCTAAAGTTGGCTGTGGTGTCTTAATCAAACCAAAAGTAAATATCAAATATCCATGGAAACTCAGCATTGGAGACCATGTTTGGATTGGTGAAAATGTTTGGATAGATAATTTAGAAAAAGTCAGTATTGGGAACAACAGCTGCATTTCTCAAGGTGCATTGTTGATTTGCGGTAATCATAATTACAAAAAAAGCACTTTTGACCTGATTACCTCCCCTATCATTATAGAAGATGGTGTTTGGATTGGTGCAAAATCAATTGTTACCGGAGGCACAATTTGCAAAAGCCACAGTGTCTTGGCTATACATTCAGTGGCTTCGTCTGACTTAGAATCTTTTTCAATATACCGAGGCAATCCTGCTATCAAAATTAAAGAGAGAATTATTGAATAA
- the sppA gene encoding signal peptide peptidase SppA → MKQFFKFFFASVLGFFVSFLIIFIIGLILISGMLAAFGSKTVQPKSNMVLELNLNYEIGEQTKENPFFELLNKDAPQPLGLDEILYNIKRAAKDDNVTGILVRPGMLMAGYGTLEEVANAIKEFRQSGKFAYAYCELLTEKNYLLASACDSIFLNPSGTLALDGLGYNVIFYKGLLDKLGVKMELFKVGTHKGAAEVYTQQSLSDANREQIKRYIDALFNKFCEDVTLARNIDKEDFKKKVAGFEIQTPQQALDNKWIDGVWYEDQVADLIKESTGRSKNDKICFTNLSSYRKMSGPNLRNSNASNKIAYVYIDGEITYNNNQVAGQPSCKSLLHTLRKVRYDKAVKALVLRVNSPGGSAYGSDQLWREISLIQKVKPVIVSMGDVAASGGYYLSAPADTIVVSNYTLTGSIGVFALYPNVNVFLKDKLGLSFESVKTGEYADIAMPGRDFTQTERTIIQNGVNRVYQDFTKVVREGRKLDSVAVENIAEGKIWIAQDAINNHLADVVGGIQTAIDIAAFKAGLDSGDYKIIYLPKHDDFMSSLMDFSSRIQLSRTKQELGDFYIYYTSLKSATERTGMQMYLPFVPILD, encoded by the coding sequence ATGAAGCAATTTTTCAAATTCTTTTTTGCATCAGTTCTGGGTTTCTTTGTATCCTTTCTAATAATTTTTATCATCGGGTTGATATTGATTTCAGGAATGCTTGCAGCATTTGGCAGCAAAACCGTACAACCAAAAAGCAACATGGTGTTGGAATTGAATCTAAACTATGAAATTGGTGAACAAACAAAAGAAAATCCCTTTTTTGAGTTATTAAACAAAGATGCACCACAACCTTTGGGCTTAGATGAAATTCTTTATAATATTAAAAGAGCTGCAAAAGATGATAATGTAACAGGCATCCTTGTGCGTCCCGGTATGTTGATGGCAGGCTATGGAACCTTGGAAGAAGTAGCGAATGCTATTAAAGAGTTTAGACAGTCAGGGAAATTTGCGTATGCCTATTGTGAACTCTTGACAGAGAAAAACTACCTGCTTGCCAGCGCCTGTGACAGTATTTTTCTGAATCCATCCGGAACACTTGCTTTAGATGGGTTAGGATATAATGTGATTTTTTATAAAGGGTTATTAGATAAACTTGGAGTAAAAATGGAGTTGTTCAAAGTGGGTACCCACAAAGGAGCGGCAGAAGTCTATACACAACAAAGCTTGAGTGATGCAAATCGTGAACAGATTAAGCGTTATATTGACGCGTTGTTTAACAAATTCTGTGAAGACGTTACATTAGCAAGAAATATTGACAAAGAAGATTTTAAGAAGAAAGTTGCAGGATTTGAAATTCAAACACCGCAGCAAGCACTGGATAACAAATGGATTGATGGGGTGTGGTATGAGGATCAAGTGGCTGATTTGATTAAAGAAAGTACAGGACGCAGTAAAAATGATAAGATTTGTTTTACAAATCTTTCGAGCTATCGCAAAATGAGCGGCCCTAACCTTCGCAACAGTAATGCAAGTAATAAGATTGCATACGTATATATAGATGGAGAGATAACATACAACAACAATCAAGTGGCAGGTCAACCCAGTTGCAAGTCTTTATTGCATACACTTAGAAAAGTAAGGTATGATAAAGCTGTTAAAGCATTGGTGCTTAGAGTGAACTCTCCCGGAGGCAGTGCTTATGGTTCTGATCAGCTCTGGCGTGAAATTTCATTAATACAAAAAGTAAAGCCTGTTATTGTATCTATGGGTGATGTTGCAGCAAGTGGTGGATACTACTTGTCAGCCCCCGCAGATACTATTGTCGTGTCAAATTACACATTGACGGGTTCTATAGGAGTATTTGCCTTATATCCAAATGTGAATGTGTTTTTGAAAGACAAACTTGGGTTAAGTTTTGAATCGGTAAAAACCGGTGAATATGCGGATATTGCAATGCCGGGCAGAGATTTTACCCAAACAGAGCGCACCATTATTCAGAATGGAGTCAATCGCGTTTACCAAGATTTTACAAAAGTTGTGAGAGAAGGAAGAAAACTGGATAGTGTTGCAGTTGAAAATATTGCTGAGGGTAAAATTTGGATTGCCCAAGATGCAATTAATAATCATTTAGCAGATGTGGTTGGAGGCATTCAAACTGCAATTGATATTGCTGCATTTAAAGCCGGTTTGGATTCAGGAGACTATAAAATTATTTACTTGCCTAAACATGATGATTTTATGTCTTCTCTGATGGATTTTAGTTCTCGTATTCAATTGAGTCGTACTAAACAAGAACTTGGTGACTTTTATATCTACTATACAAGTTTAAAATCTGCTACCGAACGGACGGGCATGCAGATGTATTTGCCTTTTGTTCCAATTTTGGATTAA